The Fervidicoccus fontis Kam940 DNA window TGATCTAGGTGAACATGAGAAAGCACTACACCATCTAATTTTATCGGCGATATATGGAGCGGCATAACTGGGTTATCATTTTCATCGAAATTTACCCCATAGTCAAGAAGAACCGATCTATTGTTATATTCTACAGAAATCGCAGCTCTTCCAACTTCTTTTCCGCTACCTAAAATTTTAATTTGCATTTTTTCACGCTCTTTCACTAGCCTTTTTTGCTATATAGAATAATTTTTTCTAACGCTATAATCAACATATTACAATATTTTTATTTGTTAAACTTATTTATTTTCTTTGTATAAAACTAATTGATAGTGAAAGAAGTAGAGGTAGTAAAATATGTTTAAAATGAATCCTAGTGATATGAAAAAAATGATGAAAAGAATGGGAATAAATGTAGATGTTGAAGAAGTTAAAGATGCAGAAAGAGTGCTGATCGAAACTTCAGGGGATAAAAACTTCGTCGTTGAGCAACCCTCTGTGACTTTTTTAAAAATGAAGGGGCAGACGATCATTTATGTTATAGGAAGCTTGAAAGAAATTGAAAAAGAAGAAACTACTCATCAAAAAAGGGAGTTAGAAATTTTAGAAGATGACGTTCAGCTTGTAGCCGCAGAAGCAGGTGTATCATTGGAAGAAGCAAGGAAGGCTCTTGAAATTACAAATGGAGATATAGCACAAGCCATAATGCTTTTAAGTGCAAAAAAAGGATAAACCGATTTCTCTTTTAATTCGCAAAATTATATACAGGATTTTATAACTGAAACGGGTATTTATGATAGAGCTGAATGTTTTAATATCTTTTGTTTAAAACTCCATCAACACTTGATGTCAAAAGAATAAAGGACATGTTCACGAATATGTGGTGGTAACAGATGAATAACATTGATCGAATTTCTCAATTCATGCGGCGGAATTGAGTTTGATATGAAGATAATTTATCAGTCAGAATTTTCTAGTTTGAAATCAAAAATTGTAATATTCCCTATATACAATCCTTTGATTTCTTTTTCATAACTTGTTTTTATCAGAAATCCATATTCGTTGATATCAGTTAAAAATCCTATATCTATATGTTCGCCCTTATCATTTAAAACTGAAACGATTTTCCCTTTT harbors:
- a CDS encoding nascent polypeptide-associated complex protein; translated protein: MFKMNPSDMKKMMKRMGINVDVEEVKDAERVLIETSGDKNFVVEQPSVTFLKMKGQTIIYVIGSLKEIEKEETTHQKRELEILEDDVQLVAAEAGVSLEEARKALEITNGDIAQAIMLLSAKKG